A stretch of DNA from Rheinheimera sp. MMS21-TC3:
CCTATTAAGCTAATGCAACCATCGATAGTCAGCGTTTTTGCATGTAAGAGCCCACTTGTATATTCTTGGATTACACAGCCTGCTTCAAGCAACTGCTGGTAATAACTTCTGCTTGCTGCTGAAACAATCCAACTGTCATTCACTTTTGGAAAGATTAAAATCACTGCAACACCACGGTAGGCAGCGGCACAAAGCGATTCTAGTAAGATAGTATCAGGAACAAAATAAGGTGTTGAAATTATCAATTCAGTTTGGGCGCTAGCGATCAAATTAGCAAAAAGCTGCTGCGCTGCACCGCGACGCTCTGTTGGTCCAACCCCCATAACTTGAGCAGGAAAGCCACCAGCAATAGGTGTAGCCATTAATTTAAAGCTTTCTAAAGGCTCGCCAGTAGCCTGCATCCAGTCACTGGCAAACAATAGCTGGTTTTGTGCTACCACAGGTCCTTCAAAACGCAACATGATATCAACCCAAGGTCCATATTTAGCCTTAGGTAAAAACTCTGGATCTGCCGAATTTCTGCTACCACAATAGGTTATACGCGAGTCAATAACGGTTATTTTACGGTGATTTCTTAAATCAAGTCGACTAAAATACATGGTGCGGATCAGGTTATTAAATGGCAAGGCCACCGCTAATTTAACACCGGCATCTTGCATCGCTTGCCAACGCTTAGATTTAATAAATCTGCGCGAACCAAGGCCATCAGCCATGGCTCTACAATTTACCCCTCTTTGTGCCGCCCTAATTAAGGCTTCGGCTATGCTGCTACCGGTATGATCGTCAAGCCAAATATAATAAAGTACATTAACATGATCAGTAGCGGCATCTATATCTGCAACTATACGATTCAGCGTTTCTTCGCCATCTGCCATCAATTCTGCAGTGTTGCCCGCGACAGTCTGAAAACCATTAATTGAACCAGCATAATGAAAACCAGTACGATAAACAGGTGCAATTAACTGGTTAATCTTGGTTTTATCTCCCATATAGTCAAAAGCTTTAGTTTTAATTTCAGCAAAAATTTTATCATGGCGCTTAATGGCTCTTTTGCCGATGTCGATTTCACCAAATAAAAAATAAGCTATAACGCCAAAATAAGGTAGCGCATTTAATACAATAAACCACGCTAAACGTGCAGGTGGTGATAAATCATCGCGAAGTAATATTCGTGTAGTAAAAGTAAGAACCAATAAAAAGTGCAGAACAACAATAATAATCATTTATTAACTCATCCCTAGTTTGTAAGGGCGACGTTTAAAACGTAAAACCTACTTATTCCAGTCAGTATACTAACACTTAAGCGCTGAATGTTATTGATTTAATATACTAAGCCTGTAACGTTAATGCTGAGTTATTTAGAAGCCAATTCAACAACAAACCCCAGAGTCATTGACTCTACTGCTATTATTTTAACAATACTAAACCGAGATAAAATATGTATGAAAATAAAAGTCAGCCTTTAGCTTCTGGAAAAGTATTCGGCATGCGAATACTACTGCATCTAATTTTTGCTGCCATTTTAGTTATTTTAACCTTAGCAGTTGGTGTAGCCGGGCATATTTATTTCGACAATATGCGCTTTAGCTCAGCCCTTGTTGCCTCTATTACATTAACTAGTGGCTTAGGCTTATCTATTCTGCCTAATACGACGTCAGGGCAGTTATTTGCTAGTTTGTACGGAATTTTGTCTAGTTATATTTATATCGCGACCACTACTATTGTTATAGCGCCAATTTTGCATAGATTATTTCATAAGTTTCATTTAGATGAATAATTAAGCTTTGCTAAGTTGTCCGCGTTGGTAATATAAAGCAAGACTGATAAGATGTTAAAATGAGAAAGCAGATCAATTTGACATGGAAGGCTCACACTTATGCACCACTTTAAATATTGGATATTATTATTACTGTTAACTCTTGCTTTAGTTTCAGGCTGCGCCAATAATCCCCTTGGCATGAGTGATGACGAATGGCACCTGTTAACGCCTGAACAACAATTTGAAGCCCGTAAAATTCAGGATGAACGTGATGAGGCGGCGCGAGTGCGTCGTGCTGAGCAACAGGCTCAAGAAGCTGCAGCCCAAGCAAAATTAATTGAATTACGACGCACAGCTCCTTATGGCGATGTCATACAATGTTCTATCACGCAAGCAAAAGGCTTATTTGCAAAAAATGAATGGCATCCCCTACTTCCTATTAGCATTGAGATGCATCATAGCGAAGCAGCACGAAAATTAGATTTAATGCGTCAAGACCAAACTAGTAGCAATATAACGTTAAAACTAGAGTTTGATGGTTTAAATGTAAAAGTTTGCCGAAGTAACAATCGTGATTGTGATGTTATGGCTGGCACTGCAGCTCAATTTAAGCGTGGGATCTCTCGACATATTAAAGTTAAAAATGCTGTAGACGGTACGCTTTTTTGTTCATTCCCGCTGCGCAGATAGTGATATAAACTAGTTTAATTTATTATAATGGACAGGGTAATTAGTCATTCTAAATTCTATGCAGCCATTACATACATCTAAATATTATTAAGAGATAAAAATGGAATCAATTAGTGTATTTGAAATAATTAAAGTCGGCATTGGCCCATCAAGCTCACATACCATGGGACCATGGAATGCTGCTGAGCTATTTATAAACCTGATCCGTAAAGATCACAAAATAACTGATGTTAAAGAAGTATTTGTTGAGTTTTTTGGTTCCTTAGCCAAGACTGGAATAGGTCACGGCACTGATATTGCTGGTATGTTAGGTTTATCTGGTGAAGACTTTAAAACAATTGATACCACAAAAATTAACGAAAAAATAGCGGCAATAAAAGCTGCAAATTCGTTAAAGTTAGCAGCTGAAGTTGATATTCCCTTTGTCTATGGCCACCACCTCATTTTAAATACGTTAAAAAGCCTAGATTTTCATCCTAATGGCATGATTTTTAAAGCTGTATTTAAAGATGGCACTGAGCTTGAGCAGGACTATTACTCTATAGGTGGTGGCTTTGTCGCCACTAAAGAAGAAACTTCAGCTGATGAAGCTTGTACCCGAACTTTATATCCATGCCATTTAGGCAAAGATGTTCAATTTTATTGCGATAAGTTAGGGGTTTCTTTTTCTGATTTAGTTTATTTAAATGAAGAGAGTTGGCGTACTAGGCAAGAAACCGACGCAACAGCTTTAAGTATTTGGGAAAACATTAAAGACTGTATTTACAAAGGCGTCACTCAAGAAGGTATATTACCTGGTGGCTTGCGCGTTCATCGCCGGGCTGCAAAGTTAAACCGAACCTTACTGGGCCCAGATAAACATTATACTAGCCGCGATCAATGGTATCAGATGGTAGTTGAAGCTGAAGCCAGTTTTGTAAACATTAATAAGTGGGTATCTTGTTTTGCTTTGGCCGTAAACGAAGAGAACGCCAGTTTTGGCCGTATTATCACAGCTCCTACTAATGGTGCTAGCGGTATTATTCCTGCTGTTTTAATGTATTCACAAGCTTTTACCAAGTTTACCGGTGACGATAAGATCATCCGCTTTCTATTAGTAGCAGGTGAGATTGGTACTTTATTTAAGAAAAATGCCACTATTTCTGCAGCAATGGGCGGTTGCCAAGCTGAGACTGGCGTATCCTCAGCCATGGCGGCTGCAGGCTTAACTGAAATTATGGGTGGCTCACCAGGCCAAGTGTTAATGGCTGCAGAAATAGCTATGGAGCACCATTTAGGTTTAACCTGTGATCCTGTTGCGGGCTTAGTGCAAATTCCGTGTATTGAGCGCAACTCTATGGGGGCGATTAAAGCCATTACTGCGGCCAATATTGCCATAGAAAGCGACCCTACCAATGCCAGAGTAACCTTAGATGAAGTAATTCAAACCATGTGGGAAACAGCCCAAAGTATGAATAACCGTTTTAAAGAAACCTCTGAAGGCGGACTTGCTATAGCGGTAAATATTGCCGAGTGTTAATGACTTGTCTGCAGTTAAGCTTGCTCGGTTAGCTAGTCAAATCGAGCAAGCTTTAACACGACTTAATGCAGAGCCTGCAGCTGGCGTAACAGTTGCTGTTGCTTTAGCAGATGGCACTATACTTAATCATGCTCATGGCATAGCTAATACTACAGCGCAGCAAGTAATGACTAGTGGCGCTCTTATGCCAACAGGCAGCATTGGTAAAAGCTATGTGGCAGCCGTAGTCTTAATTATGGTAGCAGATGGCTTACTCGAACTAGATGCTCCTATAGCCCCATGGTTTGCTAATTCAGACTGGTATTATCGTTTACCTAATTACCATACTATTACCCTACGCCAGTTACTTAATCATAGTAGCGGCCTTATTGATCATGTATTTGATACAGGCACTAAGTTCTTAAAATACCTAAAACACAAAATCAATACTAACCAAGCTAGCCTGCCATTTTGCCCTTTAGATTTAGTTCAGTTTTCGTTAGATCAAGAACCACTCTTTAGCCCTGGCCAAGGTTTTCATTACAGCGATACTGGTTATATTTTAATCGGCATGATTATTGAGCAAGCTAGCTCACTTAGCTATTTTCAGCAGTTAAGCCAACGTATATTAGCGCCACAAAAATTAACTAATACCTTAGCCTTTGATCGCTGCAATATCACAGGTTTAGTGCAAGGTTACCCGCAACAGAGCCAAAGGCTATTTGCTATGCCAAAACAAATGCTTGTTAAGGGTAACTTAGTTATTCATCCCTCATTGGAATGGACTGGTGGCGGCTTAGTTAGTACAACCGCTGATCTTGTACGCTGGGCTAAACTGTTATTTGAGGCTAAAGTGATAGCCCCGCATTTATTAAATGAGATGCTGACTTCTATAGCAGTGCCAACACAAGCAGAAACTAATGAGCTTAGCTATGGTTATGGTTTAGGCATTAATATTAGCCATTCAAAATATGGCAACTGCTATCATCATGATGGCTTTTTCCCAGGTTACAAGTCTATTTTAACTTATTATCCTGCAGCAAAAGTCGCTCTTGCCATGCAAGTCAATACCGATGGCTGTAACATTTCACCCTGGCTCGATGAAATTACTAGTTTGGTTTTCAATAATTTAAATCTTTGATTATTTATTCGCTGACTTTTCACTTTTTTTATCAGTAGCAACTGGCCATTCTGCAAACACTAATCCTAAAGTTCGCGACCTAAGTAGCCATAATACACCTATAAAAATAGCAATAGGTGCCACAATACGCCAAGGCGCATCAAGCATCACTTGCTCGGGTAAGTGGCTAAGGGTTAATACTAAATCGGTTAAGGCCACTAGCAATAGAATAATACGGCTATGGCGCCACACTTTAAACCAAACTGGCTGGCCTTTAGGTTTACGCTGGCTGATAGCCGCTAGCAACAACAATAATGGACTGGCAACAATACAAGCAATAATAAAGTCTTGTTGTAACGGATAAACATAGGCTAATAAATCGCGTTGCTCTTTGGGCAAAGTTAACACTAACACCCAACTAATAAAGGGCCGTAATAGCAGTAATAATAACCAATATAAACGCATAGGCACTTTATGTAGGCCATGGTCATCTAATACCGGAAAGACAGGATAAGGTTTCATAGCTGGCGTTTTCGCTGGGCAAAGCTGCCTAAGATGATAAAGACAATTAAACACACCCAAGGTAACCAAAGGTTACTGAACTTAGCCAACTGCTTAGCCACCACTGGGGTTAAAAAGATAGTTAAAGCACCATAACCAAAGGCGCAAAGTAAAATAAAAATACTAGTGCGCCAGATAAAATGTAAATGAACAATTTGCCGCCTAACAGCTCGGTTGAGGTCATCGCCAAAAACCACCAAGCAAGTCGCTACCATAGCTAACGCAATATCTCGCACATAAGGTCTAAATAAACTGCCCCACTCGTTTAATAACGAATTAAATAAGTCCGCCAATTTAATTTACTCCATACTGGCTAAACACTTCTAACATTTTCTGCTCTGTCCAAACAACAATATTAAGCTCATTAGCTTTAATCAGTTTAGAGCCAGCATTATCCCCAGCAATAACGGCATGCGTTTTTGCAGACACTGAACCAGATACTTTAGCACCTAAGCGCTGTAACTTAGCTTTAGCTTCATCACGGCCCATGCTGGTTAAAGTGCCAGTTAGCACTATGGTTTGGCCTGCTAAAGGTTGCTCTGTCTGTTCTAACTGTGCAATCATAGGCCAGTGAATACCGGCTTGGCATAATTGGCTAATTACGGTTTGATTATGTGGTTCAGAAAAAAAGCTATACACTCTTTCTGCTACTACCGCCCCCACATCAGAGACTTGTTGGAGTTGTTCTATCGTTGCCTGTTGGATATTTTCTAACGAGGTAAAGTGATTTGCTAAACTCATAGCGGTAGCTTCACCAACATCACGAATGCCTAAGGCATAAATAAATTTAGCTAAAGTGGTTTGCTTAGACTGCGCAATGGCATGCAATAAATTCATTGCTGATTTTTCTGCCATCCGCTCCAGCCCCAGTAAACTTGGCATATCTAACTTATAAATATCGGCGGGTGTTTTTACCAATTCTTGCTCAACTAATTGCTCAGCTAATTTATCGCCAAAACCATCAATATCCATAGCTTTACGCGAAACAAAATGCTTAATTGACTCTTTTAATTGAGCAGCACAAAATAAACCACCACTACAACGTGCAGCTGCTTCACCTTCTATGCGCTCTATATGCGAGTCACACACTGGGCATTGGCTTGGAAACACAATATCAGTAGCGTCATCTGGCCGCTGGGCAAGAACAACAGAGACAATTTGCGGAATAACATCACCAGCACGACGCACTACTACTTGATCACCCACTTTAATGCCCAAGCGTGCTATTTCGTCTTGATTATGTAAAGTGGCATTACTCACAGTAACGCCGCCCACTACTACTGGCTCTAGCCTTGCGACAGGAGTAATAGCACCGGTACGACCAACCTGAAATTCGACCGCTAACAGTTTAGTCAACATTTCTTGAGCGGGAAACTTAAAAGCAATTGCCCAGCGTGGTGCTCTGGCTACAAAACCTAAGGCTTGCTGTTGGACTAAAGAGTCAACTTTAATCACCACACCATCAATTTCATAACCTAATTGCGCTCGTTGCTGCAAAATATGTTGATAATATCCCAATACTGACTGACTACCGGTAACTTGGCGTATTTCTGGGCAGATGGGCATGCCCCATTGCTTTAACTGCTGTAGTTGCCGATAGTGACTATCTGCAGCTAAATATTTGTTGTGATCTTCAACTTGACCAATACCGTAGGCATAAAACATCAATGGTCGCTGGGCGGTAATTTTAGCATCTAGTTGCCGCAAACTTCCCGCTGCGGCATTACGTGGGTTAGCAAAAACTTTTTGCCCGGCTTTTACTGCGGCAGCATTCATTGCAGTAAAACCATCCAGCGGCATAAAAACTTCGCCTCGTACTTCTAATACTTCTGGTACAGCGCCAAGTAAACGCAGCGGTATAGCCCTGATAGTTTTAACGTTAGTGGTAATATTTTCGCCTGTAGTGCCATCGCCCCGTGTTGCGGCTTGCACTAGATGGCCGTTTTCATAACGTATGCTAACGGCTAAACCATCTAGCTTTGGTTCGGCACAAAAAACAAACTCAGTACTGCTATCTAAGCTGTCAGCTATACGTTTAGTAAAAGCTAAGAATGATTCATCATCAAAGGCATTATCTAGCGATAGCATAGGCATTTGATGCTGCACTTGGCTAAACTTAGCTAAAGGTTTAGCCCCTACCCTTTGTGTAGGTGATGTACTAGTAATTAATTCGGGGTGTTCCGCTTCAATCTGTTGCAGCTGCTGAAAAAGCCGATCATATTCAGCATCAGGTATTGTTGGCTGATCTAATACGTAATACTGATAGCTATATTGCTCTAGTTTTTGTCGTAATTGCTGCAGTTGTTGCACAAGTGAATGGGTCATTTAGGTAGTACTCTTAAAAGCATGGCTGGCACCAGCCTAACAAAAACGGCAGGAATCTTACCTGCCGTTGCTATTATAATGTGTTAATAATAACTAGCCATGGATTAGCTTTTGGCGCTGAAACTCACGTATTTTATCAACATAATGGCGCACTGTTTGCACAGTTAACACACTGCGTTGGCCATCTAACACTTGGCCAGAGAACTCACTAGCAAGTTTTTTTGCCGCATTATGCATTAAATTGAAATTTTGCAATGCATCACCTGGCCCTGGCAGGGTCATAAACAAACTGACACCACGGGTTTGTAGTTTTTCCATGTTGTCTAAATCAAAGGTACCTGGATTAAACATATTGGCTAAACTAAATAATACTTCACCTGAACCTGAACTATCGATATGGCGATGGAAAATATCCATATCACCATATTTAAAACCTAATGTAAGTAAAACGCTTAACAGCTCATCGCCTTTAATTTCTTTAGTTTCTGGCAACAGAACATATAATATTAATACTTCACTAGGCTCTGGTGCGGCTTGAGTAGGCTCCTGCTCAAGACTTGGCTCTGAATAATCGATATCACTAAGGCTAATTGTCTCAGTTTGCTCATCAGCTAAAGCAGTAAAATTTAACTCAGGCTCTGCTTTTTCTGTAAAAGGTAACTCAGCTTGCCATTCGGCTTTATTATCAACTTGCTGGCTAGCTGTCGGCTTAGTTATAGTTGGCTTAGATAATGGCACTTTAGTTGCCGTAGGCTTAGGGCTCAGAGGATTAGTTGATGATTTAGCCGCACCTTGCTTAACCACTCGCACTTCACCTATGCCATACTCATCAAAGCCTTCTGCTGTTGGCGCTAAACTAGTGTCTGGTTGTTCACTTTCATCGTAATAACGATGTTTAGGTTGACCATTATTTTTACGCACTGTCCAAATACCATGCACTAGCAAAGCAATTAGCACTAAGGCGCCAATAATAATTAGTACTATACGAAAGCTCATTACGTCGTTCATTAGATTACCTTTGTCTAAGAAGCTGTTATCATTTTAACAGCATCATCCACATCCACAGCTACTATGCGTGATACACCGGGCTCTTGCATGGTGACGCCCATTAATTGTGTTGCCATTTCCATAGCTATTTTATTGTGGCTAATATAAATAAATTGTACCGTTTCCGACATTTCTCGAACTAAATTACAAAACCGTCCAACGTTAGCATCGTCTAAAGGTGCATCCACCTCATCTAACATACAAAAAGGTGCAGGATTTAGCTGAAAAATTGAAAACACTAATGATAAAGCGGTTAACGCTTTTTCACCACCCGATAATAAATGTATTGTACTATTTTTTTTACCCGGTGGCCGCGCCATAATACTGACACCCGTTTCCAGTAAGTCATCATCTGTTAAAGTTAAATAAGCACTACCGCCACCAAATACCTTAGGAAATAAACTTTTTAGACCCTCGTTTACTTGCTCAAAGGTCTGTTTAAACTTAGTGCGTGTTTCTTTGTCAATTTTACGAATAGCCGTTTCTAATGTTGTCATCGCAGCTTCTAAATCATCATTTTGTGCATCTAGATAATGCTTACGCTCAGCTTGTTGTTCATACTCATCTATAGCTGCTAGGTTAATGGCCCCTAAACGTTGAATAGCATCGGTAGTTAAATCTAACTGACGCTGCCAAGATTCTTCATCAGCTTCAGCGCTTAACTCGGCCAATACCTGTTTTAGATTAGCGTTTTGTTGCGCTAATTGTTCCAACATACTATTAGCTCGCACTCGAAAACCTTCTGCTTCGACTCGGATGGTCTCTAAAGCCACTCGCTTTTGCTGTAACAACTGCTCTATACTCAACTGTCCTTGTTCAAGCTGACGTATCTGTTGGTCTAGCCCAGATACCTCCTCTTGTTGCTGGTGCATACTTTGTTCAGCTTGTTCTAGCTCAAGCAATGTTTGCTGCAATTGTTCTTGTAATAATAATTCTGGTTCATCATCTTGCTGCAACTTTAGCTTAAACTCAGACACTTGCTCATGCAACTGCTGTTGCTGCTGTTTAGCCCTTTGGATACTCAAACTAAGTGTTTGCTGCTGTTGCTGACTCATTTTACACTGCAACACTAATTGCTGTTGTTGTTGCCGTTTTTGTTCAAAGTAGGCTTTATGCTGCATTAGCTGCTGCTGATTATTCTGCTGCTGTGATATAAGCTCATCTTGTTGCTGTTGATGACTTAACAGCTGTTCTTGGCATAACTCAAGCTGTATATGCTGTTCGGCAATTTGCTCTACAAGCATGGCTAAATTTAACCCTAATCTTTCTTTATTACTGATTAATTTAGCTTGTTGATTTTCTGCATATTGCAAGGCTTGCTCTGCTAACAATAGAGCCGTTTTCTGCTGCTGTATTTGCTGCTGTGCTATCGTTAATTGCGCTTGCTGCTGTCGCTGTGTTGCCTGCAATAATCCCAGGGCAGTTTGTTGCTCTAACTTAGTGGCATCAGCTTGTTTAAAATCTTGTTCAGCGGCCACTAACTCAGGCTTTACTGCTAATAAACGCTCAGAAATATGCAAGTAATTATCTTGATCAGCACCTGCGTATAAGCCCCAATTAGTCCCTAGCCAGACCCCATCGGCACTAATGATAGACTGATCTATGCTTAACGAAGCCTGAAGCGCATAAGCGTCTGCTGCATTTTTAGCTAAAAAGATATTATCAAAGCTTTGCGGATAGACACCGCTAATAATAACACTGCTCAAACGATTGTCTGCTTCTGTGGCGGCTTCAATATCTGTAGTTGCACAAACAAAGCTAGTTTGAGTAGCTTGTTGTTGAGTTAGCCTCTCAGTAGTAATAGCATTGGCATGTTGTAGCTGACCAAGGGCCATAGTAACAGCTAAAGCCCAACCTGGTTTCACTTCAAGTTGGCGCAATAATTGTTGTTGCTGAGTATCTTGCTGCTGCTGGCGTTGACTAAGGCGCTGCTGTTCAAGTTGTAAACTTTGCAATCTAGTTTGTGCTTGTTGCAATTGCGACTTAATCTGCTCTAACTGCTTAACCTGCTGGGCTACTTTTTGCTCAGTCGTTGTATATAAGGCTTGCTGTTGCTGATGGTTTTGCTCTGCACTACTTAGCTGATGTTGTTGTAGCCGGCACTCTTGCGCTAATGGGGCTATGGCTAACTGCGTAATTTCTTGTTCGATTTGTTGCTGCTGTTGGCTTAACTGCTGGTGTTGCTGTTGTTGGTTTTGCAACTGTAATTCAAGTTGCTGCTGTTTTTTTTGCAATTGAAACAGCTGCTGCTGCCACTGCTGATAAACTTGTTGTTGGCCTTGCTGTTGCTGCTCTAACACCGTGAGTTGCTGGGCTAATTCGTCTAATTGCGCCTCTAAGATAACTATCTCTGGTTGGTCATGTTCAATTTGCTTAGTAACTTCTTGATACTGCTCTTGCTCTGCTGCAATAAAATGACTGCTTTGCTGCAAACTTTGTTCAGCTTGCTGTAATTGCTGGTTTAGCTGTTGCTGCTGTTGGCGCTGATGCAGTATTTGTTGCTCTAAGCGACTAATAGTACTGCCCAGTTGATAAAATCGAGCTTGAAACTGGTCAAACTTTTGCCGTGCTTGCAAGTTTTGCTCTTTTAACTCTAATAGCTGTCGTTGCTCACCACTTTGCTCTGCATGATATTTTTCTAATTCTGTTGTTTGCTGGCTAAGCTGTTTTTCTAATTGCTCTAAGCGACTATTATAACTAAGCCATTTAATGCTAGTTAGCTCTGCTTTTAGCTTGCGCTCTTGTGCTTTTAATTCCTTGTAGCGCTGTGCTGCCGTTGCTTGTCGCTTTAGCTTTTCAATATTTTTACCCAGCTCATCACGAACATCACTTAAACGCTCTAGATTTTCTCGGGTGCGCTTGATCCGGTTTTCAGTATCACGACGACGCTCTTTATACTTTGATATGCCTGCGGCTTCTTCAATAAAAACCCGTAATTCTTGCGGTTTAGATTCAATTAAACGCGATATCATGCCTTGTTCTATAATGGCA
This window harbors:
- the smc gene encoding chromosome segregation protein SMC; translated protein: MRLKHIKLSGFKSFVDLTTVPFLQQMTAVVGPNGCGKSNVIDAVRWVLGESSAKNLRGDAMTDVIFNGSSHRKPVSLASVELLFENTQGYISGNLADRSEIAVKRTVSRDAQSTYYLNGTKCRRRDITDIFLGTGLGPRSYAIIEQGMISRLIESKPQELRVFIEEAAGISKYKERRRDTENRIKRTRENLERLSDVRDELGKNIEKLKRQATAAQRYKELKAQERKLKAELTSIKWLSYNSRLEQLEKQLSQQTTELEKYHAEQSGEQRQLLELKEQNLQARQKFDQFQARFYQLGSTISRLEQQILHQRQQQQQLNQQLQQAEQSLQQSSHFIAAEQEQYQEVTKQIEHDQPEIVILEAQLDELAQQLTVLEQQQQGQQQVYQQWQQQLFQLQKKQQQLELQLQNQQQQHQQLSQQQQQIEQEITQLAIAPLAQECRLQQHQLSSAEQNHQQQQALYTTTEQKVAQQVKQLEQIKSQLQQAQTRLQSLQLEQQRLSQRQQQQDTQQQQLLRQLEVKPGWALAVTMALGQLQHANAITTERLTQQQATQTSFVCATTDIEAATEADNRLSSVIISGVYPQSFDNIFLAKNAADAYALQASLSIDQSIISADGVWLGTNWGLYAGADQDNYLHISERLLAVKPELVAAEQDFKQADATKLEQQTALGLLQATQRQQQAQLTIAQQQIQQQKTALLLAEQALQYAENQQAKLISNKERLGLNLAMLVEQIAEQHIQLELCQEQLLSHQQQQDELISQQQNNQQQLMQHKAYFEQKRQQQQQLVLQCKMSQQQQQTLSLSIQRAKQQQQQLHEQVSEFKLKLQQDDEPELLLQEQLQQTLLELEQAEQSMHQQQEEVSGLDQQIRQLEQGQLSIEQLLQQKRVALETIRVEAEGFRVRANSMLEQLAQQNANLKQVLAELSAEADEESWQRQLDLTTDAIQRLGAINLAAIDEYEQQAERKHYLDAQNDDLEAAMTTLETAIRKIDKETRTKFKQTFEQVNEGLKSLFPKVFGGGSAYLTLTDDDLLETGVSIMARPPGKKNSTIHLLSGGEKALTALSLVFSIFQLNPAPFCMLDEVDAPLDDANVGRFCNLVREMSETVQFIYISHNKIAMEMATQLMGVTMQEPGVSRIVAVDVDDAVKMITAS